The genomic DNA gcgggtgtctgtgtgtttgttcttcGCATCtgctgtgttcttttcttttcctcttcttttcttgATTTGCTTGGGCCCCTGTGGTTTGGAGTTGTGTTCGTTTTGGCTGCACACTAGCATGGTGTGGTGTGTAAACTTGTGGTTGATGGTTTTTGAAACTCTGAAATGTCAGGTTGATTTTTGGAACAATGCAAGTTGCAAATTCACACCGTGATGCATTTATTCAAATTTGGTGGCATCCTTTTATCTCTCTGTTCAGTCTGGTGAACAAACAAAGTTCGTACACAACAACCTTCTGCTTTGGAAATGAAAGTTGTGCTATTTTGTAAGGCCGGTCATGAGGCGAGGACAGAATGTAGAATCATTGATCGTCTCTTGGCGGTTTTATAGAGAAAAGTTCTACAGTGAAAAGTAAATTCTTGTCCTGGTTGGTTGGGGCTGTCGGTATATCACACAAAATGAGCTTCATTAAGGTTTGTTGCATGTGTACGTTCTCGCTGGTGCTCCTAACTTTCAGAATTGTGTCTTGAGGATCTTAAGTGTCAACAGAAACTTAGCATGGCAGTGTTCCTTACTTGGTGTGTATTGTGTTGTGAAGATTTATGTTTAGGTATTAGAGGACTTGAGTTGATTGAATGGGCTGAAAGACCttttgaacaaaacaaagcttttttttttttgctgtttttcattttgctttattaTACGGCATATTGTAGCCTGCAACTAAcagttcttttcattttatttatttatttgttagcGTCTAGAAATGGTGAAAGCGGCTGTTTTTATAAAGCCAAAAGTCACGTCTTCTGATGTCTTGTTTTGGCCAAGCAGCAGTCCACCACAGTCATTCATTTACTACCAAAGAGAAGCAAGGGACTGttgatcattttttattaaaaatatattctgaACAGGTCCTTGCATATATAATCATATCAATCTTTggcctttttttcttgttaactGACTTAAATGGGTAATGTTGTGTTGAAGTTGTAACAGTCTACATccggggtgtcaaactcatcttagttcatttccacattcagcccagtttgatctcaagtggaccgcaccagtaaaatcacagatggGAACCTATAAATCACCACTACTCccaattttttctttcttttagtgttcagaacaaaaagaagtattttctgaaaaaagttcacattttaggaattatctttttacaaaacatggaaaacctgaaatttcttaagaaaaatcgATTAAATTTTAACAACtttgtgcctcagtttatcatttacacattccACTTTACAGAGcacagtgtgtctacaaatacacaaaacatttagtcactgggatctggaactgaatgatctagcattttatttcatgatcaaaacgacaaaagtcagacaaacaacagacaagacaaaattttacaaaaggaagacacaaagcgacaaaaacatggacaaacaactaaaaaaagagaggaaaaaaagacacaaaatgaccaaaacaagacaataaacaacaaataaagtgaagcacagaatgacaaaaataagacaaaaacacaagtgagacaaaaaggaaacacaaaacgacaacaagcgggaaacaaaacaacaaaaacattaaacaaacatcaacAGTCGGAcaagaacatgacaaaaatgacacaaaacaaaagaacaatgagcaatctaatattttactttatgatcaaaacaacttgtcatggtctagaaattattttaaacttacagttttacaaagttAACAGTTTGCAGTTGATCCCTTCTCTCTAATTTTCACAAAGTCGTCCTGTggaccagattggaccctctggaggccgcTTCTGGCccacaggccgcatgtttgacacccctggtctacatCATCCAGGGACAAGCCTCACTGTATCGTACAATCAAGTCTATTGatgtgttttgtgttaattATTCCATTTCCAGTGAAGTGTTCTTTTCAAACTTGTGCtgcttttgctgcatttaatctAATCTGGATAAGATCAAAGTGATTCAACGTGCCTCGGCTTCAGCAAACCCCGTTCAGATTTCTGCTCTCTGTGGTAAAATTTTAACTTcaaaactggagaaagttcaAGAAACTAATAACTAGATTTTTGTGGCATGAATTTCTTTGATCACTCTTGAGCTTCACTGACAGTCCcagaaagtattttttttaaagttccgcctctttaactgttttgtgttttgtgacaGGGCGAAAACCAGCGACTGCTAACCGCCTCCACCTGCTGCGACACGACTACAGCTCTGGCAGCAAAACCAACATCGGCAGGGAACTCCAGCTCTCTCCTAAACTCTGTCCTTCTTCCTCAACACCAAACCACTCTTCCTCACCCTCACCTCGACAGCTAGCTCTCCTCTCGTCAtcgttttttgtccttttttcttttgtttttgtctcagcCAAGTAGCATTATTCAACCACGGCTCACCTCCTCCTCACAGCTTTacagtttctcctcctcttctctaaACTGTTTACAGTGAACACTGTGACATTCTTTGAAGACAAACACACCAGCGCCCCCCCCCAGGCCGCACCTCTACCGCTGACAGCGCTGCTTCCGGAGTCGGATTTcgattaatttttattttatttttttgttttcgttAGTACCATTATTCACAGCTTTCTCATTCTTCCACGCTTCTTTGCATTTATACATTTAGGACTGAAAATAGGGGCTATGCATTGCCAATTTGTAATGCTGTTcatatgtgtatttttggaagacatttttttcagaggcaaaaatgaaaatgttctattttttaTAAGAAATTACTTGAAGTTTTTCAGGTGATGTGGGGTTGGTTGAATGAAAAGCACTGCCTTCCCCCTCCTAAGAAATTCAGTGGCATGTAATGTTTCCATGATGTACATagtgttctttttaaaaataagatgtgtataaaaagacatatttttgcttgtaaaaaaaactaccaaaaaatcTAAAAGACAAAAGCTGATGTTACAGATCTGAATACAGTGGAAGCTGATTTGATGACTTGTTCTTCTTTTGAACTGAATTTGTCTTAAGTTTCTTTCTTTACAGTGTAAtctacaaataaaactggtatTATCTAGTTTCCATACAAATCTGTCTTTGCTCTTCTCTGGTTACTTTGCCACAGATGTATTGACGGATCATTAGCAGAAACGTCATTTCATACAAACCATACAGATTAAAGCAATTTTTTGAGCTTTTGAGAAAGTTGGACAAGAAGGTTGGTACCGCTTTAGTAACTATCAGCTAAAAGACACTAAAGTTGAACAGGAGAATACATCTGAGTCTAGTATATATCTAAAGGTGTCCTGATTTGCCTTCATTTCCAGAACAGAATTAAGCTTCACAATGCTTCCTTTTTTGTTGACATATTAAAGGTTTTTACAGAGGGGATtctaaatatttcactttataaatatgaaaatactGTCAAGAGGTagagaaaaaatgcaaatttgccTTGTTGATGGGagtaaaatgttttataaatcaggCTGTAAGTATAACAAGAAGGTAAAGACCTTCAgaacatatttacatttaattaaattttttaaatttaatttaaaatttaagtataatactaataataatagtaaaagaGCAAGCACAAATGGTTGTCATCATTTTCCCCAGAACAGAATAGTGCAAGCAGAATGAGTGCAAGCAAAAAGAATAAAGTGACTGGTAAATGGAGGTTATTTAATGGTTCATAAGTCCGACAGCTGAGGGGAAGAAATTGATTTTGTGGCGGGAGGTTCTGGTTCGTATGGACCATATAATAGCCTCCTGCCTGAGGGAAGTGACTGgaaaagtttgtgtccagggtgagaaGGGTCGGCTGCTATCCGGCCTGCACGCCCCTCAGTCTTGGAGACGTTTAGGTCCTGGAGAGATGGGAGGCTGCAGCCGATCTCCTTCTCAGCAGAGCACACAATGCTCTGAAGTCTGTCTGTCCCTGGCAGTGGCCCCAGCGACCACACGGTGATGGAAGAGGTGAGGATGGACTTCATGATGGCGGTGTAGAACTTTGTATCGGGGGGCTTTCCTGAAGTCGATCctcatctccactgtcttctgaGCATTGAGGTCCAGGTGCTACATATTGATTTAATGACCTAGTATAtacaataatataatttaaCATCTGAATAATGTGAGTTTGTGTCATAACatgaaaatcaaagtgaaagcTTTGTGAATGTCAGGATGCTTATGTACTTGTCTTTGAGGCAGGGAggggatttttaaaacatttttttaatcaaaaaagcAAGCTTTTCCAACGTCTTGGCATTCAGGATTTGAGTTCTGATCTATCACTGTTCACTTCCATGAAATCGCCTcacagacaaacaagaaaaactgtcatttatcTTCCTAACTCTCTGCCAGAGAGGTCTGTTTCTCCGAATGCCGAGCTATTCCTCTTAAACCTAAAGACAAATATTCTCAGAATCTCCCTCACGTGTTTTAAGCAAAGGCTTGTTTAAAACCTGACTATTACTCATGTTTTCAATGTACTTTTAGGGTCAGCGGTGTTATTCAAATTATTCAGAGGAAACCCTTTACTTTATTGCTCCAAGTTTCCCCttaaaaaaatgctgtcagGACATTCCTTTCCCACAACCTATCTCCACAGAAACCACCCCAAACAATGACGCAGACCGAGAGGAAAACCACAAACCTGGCTCGGTAACTGAATCAAGAGCGCTGCTGTCCTGTTGTTAACACTGTACGTCGTAGAAAGGAATCAAGTTACAGAGCGAAGAGGTGGGACCTATGGGTGGGACTGCCAGGAATACGGTAATGGCGCCTGGCCAGCCACTTTCAGTTAAGAGGGTGGATGCAGAATCCAGCGAGAGTAGCACAGTCAAAGTCCTTTTTGTTTTAGGTAAAGTCACACTAGATTCTCATGACGatcttttattgaaaaaaacccCAGGACATTTAAATGCTACAAAACTAGGAAATAGCATTTTAAGTGCAGTCAATTTCTGTATATGTACAAGTCATATAATGTTTGCACATAAAATTTAGATCAAAATAAGCGACAGAGTGACGAATTTGCTAAAGAGGGAAGATACTCGAGGTGCTGCTTTACAGATACTTTGCTGTTAACAGAGGTGTCACTGCCGGGCAGCACAGATGTTAGAGGAAGTGTTTGCGTATCTCCAGACTGCGTTCTTCCAAAGGTAATTACAGGCTAAAAATAGCAGAAACATTTTATATCAGAACAGTGCAGGAGGGATGCCGCTTCCAAAAAGGAGGTTCCAGGAAGGTGGGATTTTCCATTTGTTTGGCTCTGGGCTCTGAAATGAGAaaatttcactttaaatcaGCCTTATATGACGCCACAATGACAGAACTTCTCTAACTGCTGTTTTAAGCAGCTTTAAAGGCCCCATATCATGTCCCAAATGTACTAGAATCTCACATGTTCCCAGAATGTGTCTTTCAGtttctcaaaatgaaacaaatattgTTAGTTTTACCATGACTGTATAATCCCTGGTTCTAAACTTGTTCTAAACGGGCTGTTTTAGTGTTTGAGATGCTGCTTGGTGTCTGTGCTaatttcaggaagaagactctctctgcagcAAAAAAGTTGACCTCATGCTAGTATGAAACCAGGATTTTCTATtgcttcaaatgttttttttttccttctgaatGATCATTTTAACTAGAAATGCCTCCAAGTTAATAACAATCACAAAACAAGCTATAGAATATGGGACTTTAAATGCAGCACTCAGTGGCTGATTACTCGGTTTGTCGCTTACATGATTGTCCAGCAGGTGAAGCCAGTCGTTGAGATGGTTGACGAGGGTGAAGGCGTCTGGGATGTTGTCGCCTTCTGAACAGAAGAGCAGCAGAACAGCCAGCGACAGATCCTCTGTACAGCTGAACATGCATCCAAAAAACATGATCAGACATGAATAAAGTTGCTGATAGTAAACTTTCAAGTTGTTTTAGTTCGCTGAATTTAGAAGACGGTAGCGCAGCAGAGAAAGtatgtgttgttgttctgtcataaaataaggaCAATCAGTCATTCCACACGTTTTCCAGCTACATTAAGTGCATATCTTGTAGTAAATGGCACAAATTAATATTATGATCTTGAACATGGACTTGTAATTATGAAACCTAAATTTTGTAACTGTGACCGGGCATCTTCAAACTttactttttcacatttaaaaaatataaatggacTTTAAAAAGATTCCTAATATCATTTTTCCTCTTGTTTTGATTATTTGGTGTCTCTACTAAGCTCTACCTGTCTGTGTAAAGTCCTTTGGTGATGCCTCCTCCGGGGATGTGGAGTCGTGGTTCTGTGTTGGTGTCCGTCAGACCAGGAAAGGCCGACACTCGCTCCATCTCCCTCCAGCCCAACTCCTTCAGAGCGTCTGCACTCACCTTCAGCAGGGACGGAGTGACCAGGTACCTCAAAGGAGTGCTGACATGCACAGGTATTTGTTAGTAGAGATAATTGTAAATGGCACAGTTGAAGAAAAACAGTGAagtgcacatttatttatttatttatgtttgttttgagtCCCATTAGCGAGTGgaaatttgtggaaaaatcttttttgtgtttcaaaaggtgtggctgcattagacagacagtgattcttaatgcaatatacaCGCAAATGTATGGGGTGTCCGAGCATTTTTGTTTCCCTCTGTCACTGTTAGATATGATTGTGTGTTGTTGCACATTTCCCATTGTCACTACTGCACAGGATAGCATTGCACGTTTACCCTTGTAGCTGCTGGTCGTCCCTCTGGTAGGCGTGACTGCTGGAAAGGACAACGGTCCTGGAGAACCCGCTGGCTTTGATCCAAGACACGAGAAGCTGGCGGAACTTTTTGGACTTTGTCTGCAGGTAAAACAAAAGTTAGTCGTAATACAGATTCTATTTTCATGTTTGTGGAAACCTAAATGACATAAGTCTGGAAGATACAGTTCACACATTCTCGAAAACTCCTTTCCACAGTAAGTAAAACTGTATTTATTAAGTCATATAGCCGCTGTCTGTTCCTGTTCATGCTTTCTACTGGTCTGCAGTTTTAATCCACTTAATGAAATGGTGACATAATcacaacatgaacacattaATTTGGCATTACAGTGCACAGAATAAACTCATGCTGATGTGGTTTTACCTGGACAATTGGTGCTCTGATCTGAAGAACTGCCAACTtcagttctgctgctgtgtaaaCTGTGGACAACAGATGGTTGACAGATTAACTAAGAATCAGATTTTTGAATGGGATTTCTTATCACTTGACCTCATCTCACCATGATCTCACAATTTACTCAGTGTTTCAGCAACCATAGAGATATTTGTTGAGTTTAGCACATGACAACAGCTGGTGACAATCAGTAAAAATGTGGAGTCTTAACTGAGCAACACAATAAGACATGTGACAAAATAGTACTAAAGTAAATATAACTCCAGCTCTTTCAGGATAGGATGATTTTTATTTGCTAGACATGCAAATTAGCAACTAAACACTCAAGGCTATAAAGCAAAGTTTATTCATAGCTTTAATGAAATCAAACAGTCCCATTTGATGTAACCTGATTTCACAGTTCTTAGAAAGGACATCATCAGTGACACCTTCTGCAGGAGTGTGCAGCTCCTCAGCGTCTTCTTTACAGGTGGCATATGGGTTGTTTCCAGCCATCGGGATGAGGCAGTCTGTGTGAATGTGGCCGACTCTGCTCATGTTGAGGGTGGACACGATGAGATCCACCGCCAGCTGACCCACGTTTCCAACGGCCACTGCTGGCTGGGGGtgagaagacaaaaacaaagagcagcCGGCGATTATTTTTGACAACGTGGCCTTTATTTCATGCAGAATTGCAACACATTTCATGGTTCTACCTTCTCATATGGaagaatttgctgctttttcttagCTTAAATCACAGTAAACAGAATTAGTCTGGACTAACtgttggacaaaacaagcaaaataaaaatgtcatcagtTTATTGAGAacagcaaaacaacaataataaccaACTGCGACCCTGCATAAAATAGTTAAAGGTCTCACGTGTCCATAtaatgtgtctttgttttttttttagctcaaaatactgccaaGATGGTTAATCTTGCTATAAcaggctgtttcagtgtctgtagttTTAAATGCGGCTGAGGTGTTGCTGTCCACACccacttcaggaagaagactatCTCTATGTTAGCCACATTGCTAACCCTAAGGATTTTCCTACTGTTGATGTGGCACTGCCATTAAAGATAAATGTAATTAAACTCCCTCTTTAGTTCCTCatatgctgggagtgcatgtggacacttgtgttcactcttgtagtcatagttttgtgtcttttgttcatatctcagacattttagagttagcagaagcagctctagaaaataaataaacctagCTAGACAATTACCGGTTCCTCAGTAGAAACGTAGCAGCTCAGACCATTGTTAATGACTTGTAAAACTTAGAGGATATCTAGTTGTGGAGGGACTTGAGgaatgacagaaataaatgtctttaatattttaacaacttttattttacagcttcAAGTTTAGAA from Acanthochromis polyacanthus isolate Apoly-LR-REF ecotype Palm Island chromosome 11, KAUST_Apoly_ChrSc, whole genome shotgun sequence includes the following:
- the psmg2 gene encoding proteasome assembly chaperone 2 — its product is MFISSLNSSPCFKGFTLVMPAVAVGNVGQLAVDLIVSTLNMSRVGHIHTDCLIPMAGNNPYATCKEDAEELHTPAEVYTAAELKLAVLQIRAPIVQTKSKKFRQLLVSWIKASGFSRTVVLSSSHAYQRDDQQLQGTPLRYLVTPSLLKVSADALKELGWREMERVSAFPGLTDTNTEPRLHIPGGGITKGLYTDSCTEDLSLAVLLLFCSEGDNIPDAFTLVNHLNDWLHLLDNHSPEPNKWKIPPSWNLLFGSGIPPALF